In Phyllobacterium zundukense, one DNA window encodes the following:
- a CDS encoding MFS transporter produces MDAMQTSDQATVRSSWRALVAAIATISSVGVAIGLGIPLLSVILESRGHSATMIGLNAAVAGIASVVAAPFAAPIAARFGVVPTLLVMLLIGGFSFVGFHFFTDFWVWVVLRVFLHFALTMLFILSEYWINAAAPPEKRGLVLGIYATVLSMGFALGPWLFSRIGSAGIMPFAVGFGIILFAMLPVLFAWNESPDFHEEEHVPFAPFIWAVPTATAAVFVFGAVETGGFALFPIFGSRIGYSEANAALLLTTIGLGNVLLQIPIGLLSDHVNDRRKILLACAIIGLAGMCILPFISSNWYLVAALLFVWGGVVAGLYTVGLAHLGSQLTGRELASANAAFVFCYSIGMLVGPQAVGVGMDLMGPKGFSVALAVFFAAYALLVGSRLVSRRG; encoded by the coding sequence ATGGATGCAATGCAGACGTCTGACCAGGCAACCGTCCGGTCTTCCTGGCGTGCGCTTGTCGCAGCCATAGCCACCATCAGTTCCGTTGGTGTTGCCATTGGTTTGGGCATTCCGCTTCTGAGCGTGATTCTCGAGAGCCGCGGCCATTCGGCCACCATGATTGGTCTGAATGCTGCCGTGGCCGGCATTGCTTCCGTTGTCGCTGCGCCGTTCGCTGCTCCCATCGCAGCGCGATTCGGTGTCGTGCCGACACTGCTCGTCATGCTGCTCATCGGCGGTTTTTCCTTCGTCGGATTTCATTTCTTCACCGATTTCTGGGTGTGGGTCGTGCTGCGCGTCTTTCTCCATTTTGCGCTGACCATGCTCTTCATCCTGTCGGAATATTGGATCAATGCGGCAGCGCCACCGGAAAAGCGCGGACTGGTGCTCGGCATCTATGCAACCGTACTTTCCATGGGTTTCGCACTCGGACCCTGGCTGTTCTCGCGCATCGGCAGCGCCGGTATCATGCCCTTTGCCGTCGGCTTTGGCATTATCCTCTTTGCCATGCTCCCCGTGCTTTTTGCCTGGAACGAAAGCCCCGACTTCCACGAGGAGGAGCACGTCCCATTCGCTCCGTTCATATGGGCCGTTCCCACGGCGACAGCAGCGGTATTCGTCTTTGGCGCGGTTGAAACGGGAGGCTTTGCCCTCTTTCCAATCTTTGGTTCACGCATCGGTTACAGTGAGGCTAATGCAGCACTGCTGCTCACCACGATTGGCCTTGGCAATGTTCTATTGCAGATTCCGATTGGGCTGCTCAGCGACCACGTCAACGATCGGCGCAAGATTCTGCTCGCCTGCGCCATAATCGGCCTTGCCGGCATGTGCATTCTGCCCTTCATTTCCTCCAACTGGTACCTTGTCGCAGCCCTGCTCTTCGTCTGGGGCGGTGTCGTCGCCGGCCTCTACACGGTTGGCCTTGCGCATCTCGGCTCGCAGCTCACCGGGCGTGAGCTCGCATCGGCCAACGCCGCATTCGTCTTCTGTTATTCAATCGGCATGCTCGTCGGCCCACAGGCAGTGGGAGTTGGCATGGATCTGATGGGTCCAAAAGGCTTTTCCGTTGCCCTCGCGGTATTCTTCGCGGCTTACGCGCTTCTGGTTGGCTCCCGGCTGGTGAGTCGTAGAGGTTAG
- a CDS encoding DUF3572 domain-containing protein, producing MKNRIDLDGAQALAINSLVFLAEDSELLSRFLALTGISADQIRTAASEPGFLAGVLQFYLAHEPTLMRYCEATNTDPALFQEALRVLPGGPQEAY from the coding sequence GTGAAAAATCGAATCGATCTCGACGGCGCGCAGGCGTTGGCAATCAATTCTCTGGTGTTTCTGGCGGAAGACAGCGAATTGCTTTCCCGCTTTCTTGCGTTGACCGGCATCAGTGCAGACCAGATCCGCACCGCGGCCAGTGAACCGGGTTTTCTGGCGGGAGTTCTTCAGTTCTATCTCGCGCATGAACCGACATTGATGCGCTATTGCGAGGCTACCAATACGGATCCTGCCCTCTTCCAGGAAGCGCTTCGGGTTCTTCCCGGAGGCCCCCAAGAGGCGTACTGA
- a CDS encoding DUF983 domain-containing protein, translated as MTVQLFGADTAPARPARPVGQAMWRGFRCRCPHCGEGKLFRAFVKSVDHCTVCGEDYTHQQADDFPAYITITIVGHIVLGGFLAVETLFLLSNWAHLAIWVPLTILMSIALLQPVKGAIIGLQWANYMHGFGGETDEVEPSDQ; from the coding sequence ATGACAGTACAGCTCTTTGGCGCAGACACCGCACCGGCAAGGCCGGCCCGTCCGGTCGGACAGGCCATGTGGCGGGGTTTTCGCTGCCGGTGCCCGCACTGCGGCGAAGGCAAGCTGTTTCGCGCCTTTGTAAAATCTGTCGATCATTGCACCGTCTGCGGCGAGGATTATACCCATCAGCAAGCCGATGATTTTCCCGCTTATATAACCATCACAATCGTCGGTCATATTGTCCTTGGCGGCTTTCTGGCAGTTGAGACGCTGTTTTTGCTATCCAATTGGGCGCATCTGGCAATCTGGGTGCCCTTGACGATTCTTATGTCGATAGCCCTGTTGCAACCGGTCAAAGGTGCGATTATCGGCCTGCAATGGGCAAATTACATGCATGGTTTCGGTGGCGAGACCGACGAAGTGGAGCCATCGGACCAGTGA
- a CDS encoding PleD family two-component system response regulator, producing the protein MTARILVVDDVPANVKLLEARLSAEYYEVVTASDGYEALEICENSNVDVILLDVMMPGMDGFEVCRRLKTRPSTAHIPVILVTALDQDSDRITGLNFGADDFLTKPVNDLQLLARVKSLVRLKNLTDELRLRVATTRDVGLESILRFPTGGEGIAKNARILLIDERPESVDRIQRILGDEGVVDVQTDPQTGFFDAIQGNHDCLIIASSFAAFDPLRICAQLRSLDNTRSLPIILVADQGEETLIRRALELGVNDYLIRPLNPNELLARLRTQLRRKAYHDGLRASVVKTYEMAVTDSLTGLHNRLYLETHLATLFKRAVDRRRPLSILMTDIDRFKLINDTHGHDGGDEVLREFARRLRRNVRGSDLASRYGGEEFFIVMPDTDAALAAIVAERIRREVASTPFVVNQGGTSVPVTISIGIASVAPKEDTVQNLLKRADEALYGAKASGRNKVVSAAA; encoded by the coding sequence ATGACTGCCCGTATCCTTGTTGTTGATGATGTCCCCGCGAATGTGAAGCTGCTGGAAGCGCGGTTAAGCGCGGAATATTATGAAGTCGTCACCGCATCGGACGGCTACGAGGCGCTCGAGATTTGTGAAAACAGCAATGTCGATGTGATCCTGCTCGATGTGATGATGCCAGGCATGGACGGTTTCGAAGTCTGCCGCAGGCTGAAAACAAGGCCGTCTACGGCCCACATTCCGGTTATTCTCGTCACTGCGCTCGATCAGGACTCCGACCGGATCACCGGATTGAACTTCGGGGCAGACGATTTCCTGACGAAACCTGTGAACGACTTGCAACTTCTTGCACGCGTGAAGAGCCTAGTCCGGTTGAAAAACCTGACTGATGAGCTGCGGCTGCGCGTCGCCACCACTCGCGATGTCGGGCTCGAATCCATCCTGCGGTTTCCAACAGGCGGCGAGGGGATTGCAAAGAACGCCCGCATCCTGCTGATTGACGAACGGCCGGAGAGTGTCGATCGCATCCAGCGCATATTGGGCGATGAAGGTGTCGTCGATGTCCAGACTGATCCGCAGACGGGCTTTTTCGACGCTATCCAGGGAAATCATGATTGCCTGATCATTGCCTCAAGTTTTGCGGCCTTTGATCCATTGCGAATCTGCGCGCAATTGCGGTCGCTCGACAATACACGTTCCTTGCCCATCATTCTGGTGGCGGACCAGGGCGAAGAAACGCTGATCAGACGCGCTTTGGAACTGGGCGTAAATGATTACCTGATACGGCCACTCAATCCGAACGAGTTGCTGGCGAGGTTGCGCACGCAATTGCGGCGCAAGGCCTATCACGACGGCCTGCGCGCGAGTGTGGTCAAAACCTATGAAATGGCCGTGACCGATAGCCTGACCGGCCTGCACAACCGTCTTTACCTTGAAACGCATCTCGCGACGCTATTCAAACGTGCCGTGGACCGACGGCGCCCTCTGTCGATTCTCATGACGGATATTGACCGTTTCAAACTCATCAATGACACCCATGGTCATGATGGTGGAGACGAGGTGCTGCGCGAGTTCGCCCGGCGTCTGCGCCGTAATGTGCGCGGCAGCGATCTGGCCAGTCGCTATGGTGGCGAAGAGTTTTTCATAGTGATGCCGGACACCGACGCGGCGCTTGCCGCTATTGTCGCGGAACGGATCAGACGGGAAGTTGCCTCGACACCGTTCGTGGTCAACCAAGGCGGCACAAGTGTCCCGGTGACGATCAGCATCGGCATTGCCAGCGTCGCGCCCAAGGAAGACACTGTGCAAAATCTTCTCAAACGCGCTGATGAAGCCCTCTACGGAGCCAAGGCGTCGGGCCGCAATAAAGTCGTTTCGGCAGCAGCCTGA
- the rpmG gene encoding 50S ribosomal protein L33, with protein MAKAANIKIKLLSTADTGFFYVTSKNSRTKTEKMSFRKYDPVARKHVEFKETKIK; from the coding sequence ATGGCTAAGGCTGCGAATATCAAGATCAAGCTTCTGTCGACCGCTGACACCGGTTTCTTCTACGTTACGAGCAAGAACAGCCGTACCAAGACGGAGAAGATGTCTTTCCGCAAGTACGACCCGGTCGCACGCAAGCACGTTGAATTCAAGGAAACCAAGATCAAGTAA
- a CDS encoding NUDIX hydrolase — protein sequence MAVNGLKKSALTETARTSARIRPRDAASLLLVDRSGGELRILMGKRHMRHVFMPGKFVFPGGRTEAADGRISAIAELSETDQTKLLTGMGSRSSVQRCRALALSAIRETYEEAGLILGRRHPERASIAHPDWAAFVERNILPDLSVLRYFARATTPPGGSRRFDTRFFLAFRDAVADALPEATGPSQELEELCWLPFPEATQLDIPEITRLIIREAETVLAANPSLEPGNAVIQYSMKYGRFVREVF from the coding sequence ATGGCAGTAAATGGACTGAAAAAATCAGCGCTTACTGAAACCGCCAGAACCTCAGCCCGCATCAGGCCGCGCGATGCGGCGTCGCTGTTGCTGGTTGATCGCTCCGGCGGAGAATTGCGCATTCTCATGGGCAAGCGGCATATGCGTCATGTGTTCATGCCGGGAAAATTCGTCTTTCCGGGAGGACGGACCGAAGCCGCGGACGGACGCATATCCGCGATCGCCGAGCTCTCTGAAACCGACCAGACAAAGTTGCTGACGGGGATGGGCAGCCGCTCCAGCGTTCAGCGTTGCCGCGCTCTTGCGCTCTCGGCAATCCGCGAGACCTATGAAGAGGCTGGGCTTATTCTTGGGCGGCGGCATCCGGAGCGGGCCTCGATCGCTCACCCGGATTGGGCCGCCTTTGTCGAACGCAACATCCTGCCTGACCTCTCCGTGCTGCGCTATTTTGCCAGAGCGACGACGCCGCCCGGCGGTTCCCGCCGTTTCGATACGCGGTTCTTCCTGGCCTTTCGCGATGCCGTCGCCGACGCTCTGCCCGAGGCGACCGGTCCCTCGCAGGAGCTCGAAGAATTATGCTGGCTCCCGTTTCCGGAGGCCACGCAGCTCGATATTCCCGAGATCACCCGCTTGATCATAAGGGAAGCCGAGACGGTCCTTGCCGCAAACCCCTCCCTTGAGCCAGGCAATGCCGTCATTCAATACAGCATGAAATATGGACGATTCGTCCGAGAGGTTTTTTGA
- the topA gene encoding type I DNA topoisomerase produces MNVVVVESPAKAKTINKYLGSGYKVLASFGHVRDLPAKDGSVRPDDDFSMSWEVDSASAKRLSDIVKALKESDGLILATDPDREGEAISWHVLEVLQQKKAIGKKPVKRVVFNAITKGAVLDAMANPRDIDMPLVDAYLARRALDYLFGFTLSPVLWRKLPGARSAGRVQSVALRLVADREAEIERFVREEYWNIAALLKTPRNDGFEARLVSVDGKKLGKLDIKNGEQAGEIRTMLEGASFKAASVEAKPIKRSPGPPFTTSSLQQAASGQLGFSASRTMQIAQKLYEGMDLGTETAGLITYMRTDGVQMAPEAVQAARQTIAKVFGEKYVPEKPRYYATKAKNAQEAHEAIRPTDFNRHPKDVRQFLDADQARLYELIWKRAIASQMQSADIERTTVEIDAQNGSRLAQLRATGSVVRFDGFLGAYMDHREEEDVDEDSARLPEIRAGEALAREKINATQHSTEPPPRYSEATLIKKMEELGIGRPSTYASTLATLRDREYITIDKRKLIPEAKGRLVIAFLESFFKRYVEYDFTADLEEKLDEISDGKLKWKDVLRDFWTDFFGSVDGIKELRVTNVLDALNDQLGPLVFPPREDGSDPRICQLCGTGNLSLKLGKYGAFVGCSNYPECKFTRQLGGSEAANENGNGGDEPKLLGKDPYTDEDITARNGRFGPYIQRGEGKEAKRASLPKGWTLDTIDHEKALALLSLPRDVGQHPETTKMISAGIGRYGPYISHDGTYANLESAEDVFSIGLNRAVTVLAEKQAKGPGRGRGTPAALKDLGEHPDGGVITVRDGKYGPYVNWGKVNATLPKGKDPAVVTVEEALAMIAEKAGSKGTKRAPAKKAAAAKKPAAKKPAAKKAATKKAS; encoded by the coding sequence ATGAACGTTGTCGTCGTTGAATCGCCTGCCAAGGCCAAAACAATCAACAAATATCTGGGTTCGGGCTACAAGGTCCTGGCGTCGTTCGGCCATGTGCGGGATCTGCCTGCCAAAGACGGATCCGTCCGCCCTGATGATGATTTCTCGATGTCCTGGGAAGTCGACTCGGCATCGGCGAAGCGACTGAGTGATATTGTCAAAGCCCTCAAGGAGAGCGACGGACTCATTCTCGCAACCGACCCGGATCGCGAGGGTGAGGCTATTTCCTGGCATGTACTCGAGGTCCTGCAGCAGAAAAAGGCTATCGGCAAGAAGCCGGTCAAGCGGGTCGTCTTCAACGCGATCACCAAAGGCGCAGTGCTGGATGCCATGGCCAATCCACGCGACATCGATATGCCGCTGGTCGATGCCTACCTGGCCCGCCGTGCGCTGGACTATCTGTTCGGTTTCACGCTGTCGCCGGTACTCTGGCGCAAATTGCCCGGAGCACGCTCCGCAGGCCGCGTTCAGTCGGTGGCATTGCGTCTCGTTGCTGACCGCGAAGCCGAGATCGAGCGTTTCGTTCGCGAGGAATACTGGAATATCGCCGCGCTCTTGAAGACGCCGCGCAATGACGGTTTCGAAGCGCGCCTGGTTTCCGTCGATGGCAAGAAGCTCGGCAAGCTCGACATCAAGAATGGTGAACAGGCTGGCGAAATCCGCACCATGCTGGAAGGTGCTTCTTTCAAGGCGGCTTCCGTCGAAGCAAAGCCGATCAAGCGCAGCCCTGGCCCTCCCTTCACCACATCGAGCTTGCAGCAGGCCGCCTCCGGCCAGCTCGGCTTTTCTGCATCACGCACCATGCAGATCGCACAAAAGTTGTATGAAGGCATGGATCTCGGCACCGAGACCGCAGGTCTGATCACCTACATGCGTACGGATGGCGTTCAGATGGCGCCGGAGGCTGTTCAGGCTGCACGCCAGACGATCGCCAAGGTATTCGGCGAAAAATACGTGCCGGAAAAGCCACGCTATTATGCGACCAAGGCCAAGAATGCCCAGGAAGCTCACGAAGCGATCCGTCCGACGGATTTCAACCGGCATCCGAAGGATGTACGGCAATTCCTCGATGCAGATCAGGCAAGACTCTACGAGCTGATCTGGAAGCGCGCCATCGCCAGCCAGATGCAGTCGGCAGATATCGAACGGACGACCGTGGAAATTGACGCACAGAATGGTTCGCGTCTGGCACAATTGCGTGCCACGGGTTCAGTCGTCAGATTCGATGGCTTCCTCGGAGCCTATATGGATCACCGCGAGGAAGAGGATGTCGATGAAGACAGTGCCCGTCTTCCGGAAATCCGTGCCGGCGAGGCCCTCGCCCGCGAAAAGATCAATGCGACCCAGCATTCGACCGAACCGCCGCCGCGCTATTCGGAAGCCACACTTATCAAGAAGATGGAAGAGCTCGGCATTGGCCGCCCTTCCACCTACGCATCGACGCTCGCCACCTTGCGCGACCGTGAATACATAACGATCGACAAGCGCAAGCTGATCCCCGAAGCCAAGGGCCGGCTGGTCATCGCGTTCCTGGAAAGTTTCTTCAAGCGTTACGTGGAATATGATTTCACCGCTGATCTTGAAGAAAAGCTCGACGAGATTTCCGATGGCAAGCTCAAGTGGAAGGATGTCCTGCGCGATTTCTGGACGGATTTCTTCGGATCCGTCGATGGTATCAAGGAACTGCGCGTCACCAATGTACTGGATGCGCTGAATGACCAGCTTGGACCGCTCGTCTTCCCGCCACGCGAAGACGGCAGCGATCCCCGTATCTGTCAGCTCTGCGGTACCGGAAATCTTTCGCTGAAGCTCGGCAAATACGGCGCCTTCGTCGGTTGCTCGAACTATCCCGAATGCAAGTTCACGCGCCAGCTCGGTGGAAGTGAAGCGGCCAATGAAAACGGCAATGGCGGGGACGAACCGAAGCTGCTCGGCAAGGACCCCTACACCGACGAGGACATTACCGCACGCAATGGCCGGTTTGGTCCTTATATCCAGCGCGGCGAAGGCAAGGAAGCCAAGCGCGCCAGCCTGCCAAAGGGCTGGACGCTCGACACGATCGATCATGAGAAGGCATTGGCACTGCTGTCCTTGCCGCGTGATGTCGGCCAGCACCCGGAAACCACCAAAATGATCTCCGCCGGGATCGGGCGCTATGGCCCCTACATCTCGCATGATGGCACCTATGCCAATCTGGAAAGCGCGGAAGATGTCTTTTCGATCGGTCTCAACCGGGCTGTTACAGTCCTTGCCGAGAAGCAGGCAAAGGGACCGGGACGTGGCCGGGGTACGCCTGCGGCTCTCAAAGACCTTGGCGAGCATCCCGATGGTGGCGTTATCACGGTGCGCGACGGCAAATACGGCCCCTACGTCAATTGGGGCAAGGTGAATGCCACGCTGCCGAAGGGCAAGGACCCGGCGGTGGTGACCGTCGAGGAAGCTCTTGCTATGATCGCTGAAAAGGCGGGCTCCAAAGGCACGAAAAGAGCGCCGGCCAAAAAGGCGGCAGCAGCCAAAAAGCCAGCCGCCAAGAAACCGGCGGCGAAAAAAGCTGCAACCAAAAAAGCAAGTTAA
- the rnr gene encoding ribonuclease R, with protein sequence MARRISPPSGKKRLANSAAPKREAHVPSREEILQFIKENPDLAGKRDIAKAFNLKGDARIALKDILRDLAGDGLVEKRAKRLAVPGSLPSVAVLDITGREGDGGLIAKPAEWDANHQERPPVVFIRASRNQKGPTPGVGDRVLARLFHGADPTGPAYTARIIKRIEHRKDAVLGVLRKLDNGEWRLEPVERRQVELAIDPTQLNNAKANDLVEVEVSKVSRYGLALGRITQVVGSVASEKALSMIAIHEHEIPHVFPDSVIAEAEKAKPATMAHREDWRHVPLVTIDPADAKDHDDAVYAEPDPDEKNPGGFIATVAIADVAAYVTPDSQLDREALKRGNSVYFPDRVVPMLPERISNDLCSLKELVDRPALAVRMVFNAEGRKISHTFHRIMMRSHARLAYPQAQAAIDGTTDEKTAPILDTILKPLWAAYAALKRGRDAREPLELDLPEKKILLTPEGKVDKVVIPPRLDAHKLIEEFMIQANVAAAETLERKKQPLIFRIHDAPSLAKQETLREFLRTLDISLARGAELRPNQFNHILKRVEGSEQQDLVNQVVLRSQSQAEYNPENIGHFGLNLHRYAHFTSPIRRYADLIVHRALISALGLGPDGITPKEEAALPEIAALISTSERRAMAAERDTVDRLIAHYLADKVGASFDGRVQGVTKAGLFVSLATYGADGFIPISTLGDDYYLYDETNHVLSGERSGKGFRLGDIVEVRLVEALPVAGALRFEMLTEPHPVPSGVRSHHKAKRFIRGNQKRPSSVSRGGRRGRG encoded by the coding sequence TTGGCACGCCGTATCTCTCCACCCAGCGGAAAAAAACGGCTTGCCAATTCTGCGGCCCCGAAACGAGAGGCCCATGTGCCAAGCCGGGAAGAGATTCTCCAGTTCATTAAGGAGAATCCGGACCTCGCCGGCAAGCGCGACATAGCCAAGGCATTCAACCTGAAGGGCGATGCACGCATTGCGCTCAAGGATATCCTGCGGGATCTCGCCGGTGATGGGCTTGTCGAAAAGCGCGCCAAGCGCCTGGCGGTTCCGGGCAGCCTTCCGAGTGTTGCGGTCCTCGACATAACGGGGCGCGAGGGCGATGGCGGTCTGATCGCAAAACCCGCAGAATGGGACGCCAATCACCAGGAGCGCCCCCCTGTTGTTTTCATTCGCGCCTCGCGCAACCAGAAGGGTCCGACGCCTGGCGTCGGCGACCGCGTTCTGGCGCGCCTCTTCCATGGCGCCGATCCGACCGGCCCCGCCTACACAGCCCGGATCATCAAGCGGATCGAGCATCGCAAGGATGCGGTGCTTGGCGTATTGCGCAAGCTCGACAATGGCGAATGGCGTTTGGAACCGGTCGAGCGCCGGCAGGTGGAGCTTGCCATCGACCCCACCCAGCTCAATAACGCGAAGGCCAATGATCTCGTTGAGGTCGAGGTCTCGAAAGTCAGCCGCTACGGGCTCGCGCTGGGACGGATCACCCAGGTCGTAGGCTCGGTGGCGAGCGAAAAAGCACTGTCGATGATCGCCATCCACGAGCATGAGATACCGCATGTCTTCCCGGACAGCGTGATTGCGGAAGCCGAAAAGGCCAAGCCCGCAACCATGGCCCACCGCGAGGATTGGCGGCATGTTCCCTTGGTGACCATCGATCCAGCCGATGCCAAGGATCATGACGACGCCGTTTATGCCGAGCCAGATCCTGACGAGAAGAATCCCGGCGGGTTCATCGCCACCGTCGCCATTGCCGACGTTGCCGCCTATGTGACGCCGGATTCTCAGCTTGATCGCGAGGCATTGAAGCGCGGCAATTCGGTCTACTTCCCGGACCGGGTCGTGCCGATGCTTCCCGAGCGTATTTCCAACGATCTTTGCTCGTTGAAGGAGCTGGTGGATCGCCCTGCCCTTGCCGTCCGCATGGTTTTCAACGCCGAGGGCCGCAAGATTTCGCATACGTTCCACCGCATCATGATGCGTTCGCATGCACGTCTCGCCTATCCGCAGGCGCAGGCGGCGATCGATGGCACGACGGACGAGAAGACCGCGCCGATCCTCGATACGATCCTCAAGCCGCTGTGGGCGGCCTATGCAGCACTGAAGCGCGGCCGCGATGCGCGTGAGCCGCTGGAGCTCGACCTTCCCGAAAAGAAGATATTGCTGACACCGGAAGGCAAGGTCGACAAGGTGGTTATTCCGCCGCGGCTCGATGCGCACAAGCTCATCGAAGAGTTCATGATCCAGGCCAATGTCGCCGCTGCGGAAACGCTGGAGCGCAAGAAGCAGCCGCTGATCTTCCGCATTCACGATGCGCCGTCATTGGCCAAGCAGGAAACGCTGCGCGAATTCCTGCGGACGCTGGATATCTCCCTGGCGCGCGGCGCGGAGCTGCGCCCCAACCAGTTCAACCATATCCTGAAGCGGGTCGAGGGCAGCGAACAGCAGGATCTGGTCAACCAGGTCGTGCTGCGATCACAGTCACAGGCTGAGTATAATCCGGAGAACATCGGCCATTTCGGCCTCAATCTCCATCGCTATGCGCATTTCACCTCGCCGATCCGCCGCTATGCCGACCTGATCGTGCATCGGGCGCTCATCTCCGCGCTGGGGCTTGGTCCGGATGGCATTACCCCGAAGGAAGAAGCAGCCCTTCCTGAAATCGCCGCGCTGATTTCGACTTCCGAACGCCGCGCCATGGCGGCCGAGCGTGACACTGTCGATCGCCTCATCGCCCACTATCTTGCGGACAAAGTCGGAGCCAGTTTTGATGGCCGTGTGCAGGGCGTCACCAAGGCCGGGCTCTTCGTCTCGCTTGCGACATATGGTGCCGACGGGTTTATTCCCATTTCAACTTTGGGTGATGATTATTATCTTTACGACGAAACCAACCACGTGCTTTCCGGTGAACGCAGCGGAAAAGGCTTCCGGCTTGGCGATATCGTCGAGGTTCGTCTGGTCGAGGCCTTGCCTGTAGCAGGCGCATTGCGATTCGAAATGCTCACCGAACCTCACCCGGTTCCGAGCGGTGTGCGTTCGCACCACAAGGCAAAGCGTTTCATACGCGGAAACCAGAAGCGTCCATCAAGCGTATCGCGCGGTGGGCGAAGAGGCAGAGGATGA
- the dprA gene encoding DNA-processing protein DprA, translating to MSDEKKGIRLSDSQRLNWLRLIRSENVGPATFRDLIAHCGSAADALEMLPELVRRGGAGRPIRIASIEDAEREMRAAARMGAVFIGIGEPDYPRYLRQSDNPPPLVAVKGNPEVFQLPPVAIVGARNASLVGIKFARTIARQLGEAGFAIISGLARGIDAAAHESSLDYGTVAVMAGGLDQPYPPENLDLYRAICERNGAVISEMPFGWEPRARDFPRRNRIIAALSLGLVVVEAAERSGSLISARLAGELGRLVFAVPGSPLDPRAKGTNGLLKNGAIVTTCTEDIVTALRPLVERPDIDDPAFLAPESDFPAINPPDESERDRFVNLLGPVPVEIDELIRTSELHPSVVMLILLELDLAGRLQRHSGGHVSLIYP from the coding sequence ATGAGCGACGAAAAGAAGGGCATACGCCTTTCTGACAGCCAGCGGCTGAACTGGCTGAGATTGATCCGGAGCGAGAATGTCGGACCTGCCACTTTCCGCGATCTGATCGCTCATTGCGGTTCCGCCGCTGATGCTTTGGAAATGCTGCCCGAGCTTGTCCGACGTGGCGGTGCCGGGCGTCCGATCCGCATTGCAAGTATCGAAGACGCCGAACGCGAGATGCGGGCAGCTGCGCGCATGGGCGCAGTCTTCATTGGCATCGGCGAACCGGACTATCCGCGGTATCTCCGGCAGTCCGACAATCCCCCACCCTTGGTCGCAGTCAAGGGGAATCCCGAGGTCTTCCAGCTTCCACCCGTCGCCATCGTCGGCGCCCGCAATGCCTCGCTGGTCGGGATAAAATTTGCCCGCACCATCGCGCGGCAACTTGGCGAAGCCGGCTTTGCCATCATTTCGGGACTCGCGCGAGGGATCGATGCAGCGGCCCACGAGTCAAGCCTTGATTACGGAACCGTAGCAGTCATGGCTGGCGGGTTGGACCAGCCATATCCTCCGGAAAACCTCGATCTTTATCGGGCGATCTGCGAGCGCAATGGTGCCGTCATCAGCGAAATGCCCTTTGGATGGGAACCGCGTGCCAGGGACTTTCCGCGTCGCAACCGAATCATAGCGGCGCTGTCACTTGGTTTGGTTGTGGTCGAGGCGGCAGAGCGTTCAGGCTCATTGATCAGCGCGCGACTTGCCGGAGAGCTAGGCCGATTGGTCTTTGCCGTGCCCGGCTCTCCCCTTGATCCAAGAGCGAAGGGCACGAACGGATTGTTGAAGAACGGAGCGATTGTGACCACGTGTACCGAAGACATCGTGACCGCACTGCGGCCGCTTGTTGAACGGCCCGACATCGATGATCCAGCGTTCTTGGCGCCGGAGTCCGACTTTCCGGCAATAAATCCTCCCGATGAGTCCGAGCGGGACCGCTTCGTCAACCTGCTCGGCCCCGTTCCGGTCGAAATCGACGAACTGATACGCACCAGCGAACTACATCCCTCAGTGGTAATGTTAATTCTGCTTGAACTGGATCTTGCCGGACGTTTGCAACGCCACTCAGGCGGACATGTTTCGCTGATTTACCCCTGA
- a CDS encoding response regulator, translated as MVKKVMIVEDNELNMKLFRDLIEASGYETIRTRNGLEALDLAREHRPDLILMDIQLPEVSGLEVTKWLKADDDLHVIPIIAVTAFAMKGDEERIRQGGCEAYISKPISVPKFIETIKSYLGDA; from the coding sequence ATGGTGAAGAAAGTGATGATCGTCGAGGACAATGAGCTGAACATGAAGCTCTTCCGCGATCTTATTGAAGCCAGCGGCTATGAAACCATCCGGACTCGCAACGGGCTGGAAGCGCTTGATCTTGCAAGGGAACATCGACCGGACCTGATCCTCATGGATATTCAGCTGCCGGAAGTTTCTGGTCTGGAGGTCACCAAGTGGCTGAAGGCGGACGACGATCTCCACGTCATACCGATCATCGCGGTCACGGCCTTTGCGATGAAGGGCGACGAGGAACGAATTCGGCAGGGTGGTTGCGAGGCCTATATCTCGAAACCGATCTCCGTACCGAAGTTCATCGAAACGATCAAATCTTACCTTGGCGACGCTTGA